The genomic segment ATTCCAGTACCTGATGCACCATGCGTGCAGCCGCCTGTTCGGACAAGAGGTCAGCCttcgcgcgctgctgctgcgcctgagCAGAGGTGTTACAGCGGTCCAGCACAAGGGcttcctgcgccgcctgtATGTTCAGCCCCTCCACAGTGCCGCTACGGCGAGAGCGTTTTCTATTCGCATCGACACCGCTGGAGGACGCCACAGATGGCACCTCTTCGGCATCTGCAAAGCGCTTGTGACCCGACAGCAACGTCCGCACGTCAACCTTATCatcggctgctgcagtttTGGTGTTGCGCAGGAAGTCGTTAAGATCCATGTGGTAGCGAGAAGCGCATAGAGCACCGAGCGACGAGAAGGGGATACGGAACTTCCACGCGCGAGGTGCTAGGAAGTCGCTGAGAAAGCTACCACTGGGGTGCTCCTGCGCTGCATCAACCTCTCAAAATGAAGTGAAAAAGGTAGGACCACAGCTGAAGTGTagcgcaccgccacctcttGGGTTTCCCTTGCGGCTATACCAACACTTGGAGGAAGTTCCCGCGCATTGGAGGTGATTTGTCCAGCATTAGCGCGAATCACCGTTCATGCATCGGGAAAAAACAGGGCGGGGTAAGACAGGCGGTCGAGGTGCGGCATGTAACCGCACGCGTGAAGGAGGTCAAAGGCAGCGCCGCAAGAGGATGAGAAAGGcaaatgagagagagggaaaaggtgCCTGGCAGCAGACCAAAAAGAGGGCACGGGCGCGCCTGTGCCTTTAGCGGAAATGCGGGacggtggggggaggggggggttgcgAGCGAGCCACACGCAACACAAAAGTAagcacctcttccaccttAGCATCGACGGACAGGCACGCCTCACCAGCTGCGGAATCCGAAGAGCGACAAGACGATTTTAGGTCATCAAGCGACAGCGAAGTCCACCAATAAATTATCATTTTGGGGGGCACCCCTGTTGCTtaagagggggagggaaaggcaggGGGCGGTGGTTGTGATATGTGCACTCACAAACCCCGAAACAGGCGAGAGGTTGGTGAGGCGGTCGTTCGCTCACCTGTTGTCTAGGCGTATTTATTCGTTGCAGTGGCGAAAGGcggaagaggtgaagggggagggagttaTCAGAGCGGTAGGGCCCCCTCCACTGCCCTCGTACGCCTTTAGAGCTTAAGCCTTAAAGGtaaaaagaaacaaaaccGAGCGCCATGGAGAGTGGGAAAGATCGTACAACAGGGCGGttgagggggaaagagacgagagaggcgaCGTGGTTGCTGACTGACACGAACGCCTGCAAGCACCAGTAAGGAGGCTGTTGCTCGTAGATTTGTGTTACCCACActaacaaacaaacaaacaaacacgtATCAAAACGCAGCATCGAACCCCGTTGAGCCAGCCTAGtcacccacagacacacagacacgcctaCGTTAAACGTCAACTCTGGCATGGCAACCGCGTAACGAGACAAAAAATATCACCCCAGCACACCTACACAAacatgaagagagagagagagcagcgagagtAGGCAGGAACGTCCGGTGCCGCTGGTTccgcttttctcctctcttgctctcacGATCCCTACACTACGGCTGACGTTGCAGGTACGTGGAGAGAATAGTGCTCATCAGTGGCACTGTGTAGGCCGGCTCACCAAGAACCTCAGCGAGCCACCGATCTGCCTGAgtcgtctgctgcgccgttgcCAAGGCTCTTTCTTGATGTACTGTCATCATCGCCTCCTGCGAGTCCTGGAAGGAGTTCATCTCCTTGAAAAAGGACTGCAGCTGAAGTTGAGCCGTCTTGTCGCCTTCTGCCCCGTTACCCACGCCGCTCGCGTCGTCGCTGGAGTTGACCCACTCATACACGGAGGACTGTGCCGCAGTCGTAACCTCAGTTGGTAGCTGCAAAATCTTGAAGCCTGTTGCGGCgtccacagcagcgagacGCTGGCCGTTCGTGTGTAGTGGCACAATGTGGCGCAACGGGAAGCGAGAGGCGTTCCGGACACGACGTACCACCTCACCCAGCTGCGGTCCCTTGCCACTgccggtggtgcagcagcagagctcCACAAGGGATGTGTCCTGGAGGGCAGCTACCATCGTTGTGTCCGTGAAGGCGCTCAAGGCCGTGATGCACGAATCGCCCACGCTAAACACTGTCGGCTCATCTGCACACCTGTCCAGTGTCCAAAAAAAGATCTGCTGCTTCCCAGCTGCCACAACGTGCCGGCAGTCAGGAGAGACAACAAtctggcgcagcggctgcgtctcCGTGTACTGCGGCAAAAGTCGCAGCAGTGGCCAGCGCTCTCCAGGCTTGCAGTCCTGCACCGAGTATACGTGCAGGCAGTCATCCGCAACGAAGCAGAGCGAGCCGTCCGCAGACAGGGTCATGGCTTGCACCTGTTGGGAGGGAGTCGCCATTGTTGAGTGGTTGTGCCAGCCGCCCGACAGGGTGCCGTACGTGTCCTGCGTTGTGAAGGCAGTCTGTGCCCAGCACTTCATTGCCTCGCAGCTCAGCGTGAACACTCGTTGGCCTCGCTTTTCTACCGCCAGAGCCAGCACGGCAGAGCGATGTGGAGAGTACAGGGTTTGCGTCTCCACATGTTGCTTACGTGAGGCGTCATACTCCcagaagcgcagcagcgggggaaGCACTGTCGAGGAGAAGGACTCGTACGTCACGAGTGAGCGGCTATCATTCAGCAAGCCAACGAACTGAATTCCGTGGCGGGGCGGACTCGGGATTGTCTCCATCTGCGAAGAGACGTGCAGGGAGTAGATAGACTGCTGTGTGTACGGgtcgcacacacgcagcacatcTGGCATCCCCGTCAGAATCACCGCTGGACTCCCTCCCCACTGTTCGACGAGGAGTCCGGTGCACACACCCTCAGCGGTCCACTCGATGCCCTCCGCAGACGTCGTCACGCGCATCTGCAGCAAGTCCGCAACGGCGAGGGTTGATGTGCCGCacgacaacagcagctgcgacccTGCACTGCTGAACGGCGTGATTCTCTGCAACGTGCCCAGCTGCACCTTCACCTTCTTGTGGCTGTAGGACACGAGATCCCAGAttagcagcaccgcctcgcgGCCGCCTGTGTACACTGCGCTGCCGTCTAAAGCAAAGGCAAGCGCTGTCAGCGGCGTGTGATGCCAGTGGTCGGCGAAGCAGTGTGCCTCTTGTACCTCCACATAGATCAACAACTCACCCCGCCTCCCGCCAACGGCGACGGACGTGCCCGTTGGGCTGCAGGCAATGCTCTGGATCTGCACATTAACCGCGCGCGGCCGGAGAGACGGACAGGAAGGGCGGTGCGGCTGGTGGGTGGAGAGGCGGTCCGTGAAGAGCGAGTAGAAAAACTCACGCGCGTGTGGGACGGCTACAACGACCAGACCAGTGAACTGCCCAACGGACAGATACCCAAACGACAAGGGCTCCTTGAAGACATGCACCACTACCGCCGATGGCGCGCTTGTCGCccccgccgctgtggcagaaGCCAGCGCAGCTTCGTAGACACCGGCTTTCGTAAGCAGAACGGCGAATAGCTGTGCCTGCTGCACATGGAATTGGGCGACCATGACAACGGAATCGGTTGCAGCCGCCTCCACGTTCGCCGTCCCACCCATTGACTCCAGTGGCTGCACCTCTAAGGCGTTTTCATGCTTTCGAGCTGAAGTGGGGGTGACGACTAAGGCCGGTGGGAGTCGAATGGAGCATGTGCGCACCAAGGATGGCGCACCACCCTCAATCACAAACTCGAACAGCGTAGCCTCCGCGTCGATAACGTACAGCACCGCCTTGGTGCTAGAGATGACCTTAACATAGACGCCGCATACGCGGGAGCCATTGAGCCGCTCCACACGGAACTTCCGCAGCGACTTGGGCGCATAAAACGCCACCGCAGTGTCCTCTCCCACACAGACCACCTGCGAAcaggcagcgaagcagctctGCATCCTTGTAGCGTTcctttgtgtgtatgtgtgtgtgcgcgcgcgagggcagaagaggaagagggggagagccgCTCCGATGGAAACCCGATGTGGCTACGTGTCGCAATGAAAAAGCGCTCGGGCGTGCTCCTTTGGGCAACAAATTTGTGAGCGGCAGAGAATCAACGGCGAGGCTGTACGAGCGCTGACAACCACCGCTACGGTCTCAGGAGAGAGccagagaggagaaaaaaaagacaagagCACAACGACGAACACGAAGGAAACaaaggtgagagggagaggggagaacaGGAGATGCATCTTTACTCGGCTCGGCAACGAGGGAAAAGAGCTACGTATTGTGGTTGACAGATAAAAGAGTGCGCACGGGAAGCAGTGTCACTAGTGCAGTGGTCAAGCACACAGAGCgagacccacacacgtgcacataCACGCCATCCGTCCTCTGGGGTCCGCCACTGTGGAACATGTGGGGAGATGGGCacaggggagaagagaaggaggccaGGCTCAACAGCGCACCATAAATAAGCGGAGTCCTCTACTGACCAAAACGCGACGCACGCGCCCGCAAGTCCTGGACTTGGTCCTTTGGCACTCGATCCAGGGCAGGAGTCCGTTCAGCGGCACAGACACTTCAACAAAGCCGTGCGGCGGAGAGGTGGCAagcgcccctcctctcccacccaTCCTGCCTCCCCGTTGGTGACCTCATCATCCGGCCACCAGAAGTGCTACTCACATACGCTGCGGAtactcttttcttcttccgtgtaggtgtgtgggcgtgggtgtgtctaACGCCCCTACTACTGAAcccagagagggggggcagagagtCATCGCTCtgacatacacacacacacacacacataaacTAACGGATGGTAAACATACCAGAGAAAACGCAAAAGTAAAAAGGCGGGGCGAGGCGACAACACAACAGAGGACAACCGATGCTAGTCAACTGAAAGAAACGATAAAGTAAAGAAACGCACGCTGGATGCACAGAAGCTTGTGAGCGTaaatgcgtgcgtgtgtgcatctgcCGTCCTCTGAGGAACGGAGAGAGGCATACGGAGGAGCTGCATGCGGGGTTTGTGAGCCAACTCACTCATCCGCACACGAGCAaatgcacgcgcacgcaagTGTATCAATACAGTCATAAATACGAGTAGCCCTGGACGACACACAACATTTGCATTTGTCCTGCTTCTCTCGCATTGGATCCTCCTGCGCGCCCGACCACAAGGATGAGAAAAATTCCCTTGTCACGCAATTTTATGGCGCTTTATCGACGGAAATGAAAGTAGAAGacgagggggtggggggaggggtaggaGAGGGTTGAATATGTTTGCCAGAAACAACAGTGCGATCGCTCGAccaagaaaaacaacaagcAAAGCACTTTTACTCCATTCCCTCAGAGGCCTCAGCAGTCGTTGTTGGGCCGTCGTCGCattctttttcgctcttgcAATCCTaaacccccacccccacccgcGCGCCGCAGTGAATACTTTGGCTCTTTTCAGCGCGCCCAGTCTTCACGTCGAAGACAAGTCAGTACACCGCAgctcttctcttgctgttCTTTTACGCCAAGCTCGCACGGGCTGGCCTCACGGGCACCGTACCGCCGTAGAACTCAAACCGGTTGTCAGGGTTAAGAGGTTGGAGCTCTGTGGGGTTGATCCCCACCACATATACCGGCCGCCTCCACCCGCGGTAGCACGTGCGGAAAAGAAAGATGAGTGCGATGATGCACAGCAGAGAgacccccacacgcaccggGTTTGCCTTGGCGTAGGCTACAATGGCCTGAAAGGCGTTGATGCTGAAGGTCTTCAGAAAGACCCATGCCCTTGTCACGGGAGACTCAAGGAAATTCCCAAACCCCGAACCAGTGTCGGCCGTGCTCGAGGAGTCACTAGCgttcatcttctctctccccggGTCCGACGGACTATTCGTGGtagtcgtggtggtggtcgtcgtcgtcgttgacTGTGGCTTAGAGTCATTAGACAGGGCCTGCGCTGACGACTCAGAAGGGTGAGATGACTCAGCGGAGACGTTCACATTGGAGCTGGATGCGGAGACAGACGAGGAGGTGTTCGCCTGAGGCGCTGAGCTTGAGTTTGTAGTTGCCTCTGAGTTGTCTGAGCGACTTTCGTGGGCATCCGACTCAGAAATCGACCCAGCCGCCTCCGTGTCGAGTTTCACTGCCGTTGGGGCCAATGGTCTGCTGTTGCGCCCTGCGGCGTCCAATACAAGTGGCGAAGACAGGCGAACAGTATGACTGCCTGACGCCGAGCCAGAGTCTGACGATAATGACACGAAAGGTTTGACAAGAGGCCCGTTGTTGTGCTCATAGAAGTCAGTGGCCGACCCTGCCGACATGCTCTCTGTCCGCACACGTGCGGAGAGATTCGCCGAGCCCTTCTTCTTGCGACTCCACGCATCTCCAAGCTTGCCTTTtcgcctgctgccgcccgGTGGAACGGTAATGTCGTCGAAGCGATAAATGTGGCGACTATTGAGAGTCTGTGGTGGACGGGCGCTACCGAATCGGTGAAAGTCGTTCGGCAGCAGGGCATCCATCGCGTCGCGCAGCCTTCCAAGTGACACACGGGAGATAAAAATGGGCGACGTCATCACCACCCAGCGGACATTTTCGGTACAAGGCGGGTGCGTCTGGGAGCCGTCGTAGAGCAAGTAGCTCTCGCGCGCCGGAATTAGCGAGGTGAGGGCGAGATCCTCTTTCAGGAAGCAAGTCGTCATGGCGTGGCGCATCGGCAGTGAGCCGTCCACGAGAATGTGCCGCAGTGTGCGCACCGAGGTGCTGTTGGACGTGGTGGAGGCCTTtagcatcaccgccaccgtgaGTGTCTTTCgtgtcttttccttctcatCATTTGTGGTGAAGGAAAGGTGCATTTCCGCATCGGGGCGCAACGTGCGGAACTGGTGCTCCGACATCACGTGAAAGTGCAGGCCGGTGAAATGGTAGGTGCGCGAGCTGTTCAGCGGGTCGAGCACTGTGCACTCGCTCAAGCCGTCCGGCGAGCCTCCCAGTCGCTCAAAGCTCACCGTGTTTACGGCGCCCTCGTTTACGATTCGCATTTTTGTCACCTCACGTGGAAAAACGCACGCGGAGGAGAACTTCAGTCGCTGCAGTGGGGCGCTGGTGACCACCTCGTCGGGATTCACGTTCGTGAAGGAAATCGGACTTTGTCTGCTCCCCGTCAAGCACAGGCTCGGCCATTCGTTCAGGTTGGCGTAGTTCCAGGAGGCACCCGAGTCGTCGGGCCTGCCGAGCACCAACCTGGCTGTGCCGTAGTTGCCCTCGTAGCTCGAGTGCTGCTCGTCCAGCCCATTGACGATACCAGCGACGCTTAAGaacagcaccagctgcacgaaggcgaaggcggcacA from the Leishmania panamensis strain MHOM/PA/94/PSC-1 chromosome 28 sequence genome contains:
- a CDS encoding carbonic anhydrase-like protein (TriTrypDB/GeneDB-style sysID: LpmP.28.0480), yielding MGTHSLCAAFAFVQLVLFLSVAGIVNGLDEQHSSYEGNYGTARLVLGRPDDSGASWNYANLNEWPSLCLTGSRQSPISFTNVNPDEVVTSAPLQRLKFSSACVFPREVTKMRIVNEGAVNTVSFERLGGSPDGLSECTVLDPLNSSRTYHFTGLHFHVMSEHQFRTLRPDAEMHLSFTTNDEKEKTRKTLTVAVMLKASTTSNSTSVRTLRHILVDGSLPMRHAMTTCFLKEDLALTSLIPARESYLLYDGSQTHPPCTENVRWVVMTSPIFISRVSLGRLRDAMDALLPNDFHRFGSARPPQTLNSRHIYRFDDITVPPGGSRRKGKLGDAWSRKKKGSANLSARVRTESMSAGSATDFYEHNNGPLVKPFVSLSSDSGSASGSHTVRLSSPLVLDAAGRNSRPLAPTAVKLDTEAAGSISESDAHESRSDNSEATTNSSSAPQANTSSSVSASSSNVNVSAESSHPSESSAQALSNDSKPQSTTTTTTTTTTTNSPSDPGREKMNASDSSSTADTGSGFGNFLESPVTRAWVFLKTFSINAFQAIVAYAKANPVRVGVSLLCIIALIFLFRTCYRGWRRPVYVVGINPTELQPLNPDNRFEFYGGTVPVRPARASLA
- a CDS encoding hypothetical protein (TriTrypDB/GeneDB-style sysID: LpmP.28.0470), which produces MQSCFAACSQVVCVGEDTAVAFYAPKSLRKFRVERLNGSRVCGVYVKVISSTKAVLYVIDAEATLFEFVIEGGAPSLVRTCSIRLPPALVVTPTSARKHENALEVQPLESMGGTANVEAAATDSVVMVAQFHVQQAQLFAVLLTKAGVYEAALASATAAGATSAPSAVVVHVFKEPLSFGYLSVGQFTGLVVVAVPHAREFFYSLFTDRLSTHQPHRPSCPSLRPRAVNVQIQSIACSPTGTSVAVGGRRGELLIYVEVQEAHCFADHWHHTPLTALAFALDGSAVYTGGREAVLLIWDLVSYSHKKVKVQLGTLQRITPFSSAGSQLLLSCGTSTLAVADLLQMRVTTSAEGIEWTAEGVCTGLLVEQWGGSPAVILTGMPDVLRVCDPYTQQSIYSLHVSSQMETIPSPPRHGIQFVGLLNDSRSLVTYESFSSTVLPPLLRFWEYDASRKQHVETQTLYSPHRSAVLALAVEKRGQRVFTLSCEAMKCWAQTAFTTQDTYGTLSGGWHNHSTMATPSQQVQAMTLSADGSLCFVADDCLHVYSVQDCKPGERWPLLRLLPQYTETQPLRQIVVSPDCRHVVAAGKQQIFFWTLDRCADEPTVFSVGDSCITALSAFTDTTMVAALQDTSLVELCCCTTGSGKGPQLGEVVRRVRNASRFPLRHIVPLHTNGQRLAAVDAATGFKILQLPTEVTTAAQSSVYEWVNSSDDASGVGNGAEGDKTAQLQLQSFFKEMNSFQDSQEAMMTVHQERALATAQQTTQADRWLAEVLGEPAYTVPLMSTILSTYLQRQP